A region of the Peredibacter starrii genome:
TTTCTTTTCCGCGACCACTTCATGCACTGCCTTGGGGTTTCGGATTGCCCACAACGTAGAAAGACCCAGCCAGATTAAGTACAAGGCCCCGAGAATTTTTACGAACTCAAAAATCTGCGGAAATTTGTGAATGAGAATCGCGACTCCGCCCACGGCATAACTTACATGAAGAGCAATCCCCATTCCAAAACCGACCGCCGTGGCAAATCCCATATTGCGACCAAACTGGAGAGCATTGCGGACGGTAAGAACAAAATCAGGGCCGGGAGAAACGAGGGCCAGAAAGTGTAGGGAAGAGACAGCTAATAGGAGCTTTAGATCCATTAATCTGTCTCAACCTCAGGATTAATTTTGAGAATGTCAGACACTTGTTGAATAAGGTGCTGGCGAGTAAAGGGCTTCACAATAATGTGTTTCACATTTAGTTGAATCGCCGCCAGTACGTCTTCTTGTTGCAGATAACCAGAAATCAAAATGATTTTGAGCTTATTGTATTTCACTGAGTTTCTTAATTGCTCGATGAACTCAATACCTAATTTACCTGGCATCACGTGATCCATGATGACCAGATCAAATTCCTGGTTCAGAAACTTCTGCATGGCCTGAGCGGCATTAGGTGCGGCAACAACTGAATGAAAAGGAAATGCGGACTCCAAAAAGATTTTGATGAGTTCGCAGATTTTTTCTTCATCATCAATCACCAGGATATTCATTTCCTGTGGTCTTTTTGTGTTTGCACTCATTCTTTGCTCTCCTTGGGCTTCAAGGATAAAGCAATGGTCTTCATCACGTCATCGCGACTAAATGGTTTGATAATGAGACCACCGATATCGAGGTCCTTCTTATCTTTATTGAACTGTTCAATAAACTTTGAGCTCGTCATGTAAAGAATCGGGCCCTGGTAACCAATTTCACGGGCCTTATACGAAAACTCACTACCAGTCATGATAGGCATGTGGAAGTCAGTCACGATGAGGTCAATGTCGGCCTTCTGTAAGAAGGATAGGGCATCATGGGGATCAGATGATCCAATGAAAACATATCCAGCATCAGCAATAAAAGTATTAAGCACGTTCAGAATCTGAACTTCATTATCCAACACCAGGATACGTTTCTGATCTTTCTTACCGGTGAGTGACTTATCATTT
Encoded here:
- a CDS encoding response regulator, producing the protein MSANTKRPQEMNILVIDDEEKICELIKIFLESAFPFHSVVAAPNAAQAMQKFLNQEFDLVIMDHVMPGKLGIEFIEQLRNSVKYNKLKIILISGYLQQEDVLAAIQLNVKHIIVKPFTRQHLIQQVSDILKINPEVETD
- a CDS encoding LysE family translocator, with the translated sequence MDLKLLLAVSSLHFLALVSPGPDFVLTVRNALQFGRNMGFATAVGFGMGIALHVSYAVGGVAILIHKFPQIFEFVKILGALYLIWLGLSTLWAIRNPKAVHEVVAEKKVQEQTLMTGLRQGFLTNILNPKATLFTLGLFTSIIPPETNLPTLIACGVNMSVLTVLWFMVVSVLFSTKNVRMGYLTAERGINFVFAMFFLFAGTMIILK